The Actinoplanes sp. N902-109 genomic interval CGAAGCCGTGATAGAGCACCCAGTGCTCGGCCGTCGTGACCGCGCCGGCCGCCTCCAGCACGTTGCGGACCTCCCAGTGCCCGCGCTGGATCGTGTCGAGCAGGCCCTGCTGATCGGTCTCGAACCGGATCGACGCGACCTTGGTGGCCGGCACCCAGCGCCGGTGCACCTCGTAGCCGGGCTCGGCCGGCTCGCTCGCCAGCAGCCGGGTGCGGAGCCAGCCCACGCTGTGCCGCCGCACCTCGACGAGTTGCTCCTGCCCGGCCCACCAGCGGTCGAGGCGGTCGACGGCCGCCCCCGGGGAAGCGGCAAGCACCTCCGCGACGACGGACAGCGGCATGTCGAGCTGCCGCAGCAGGCTGATGGTGCGGGCCCGGCCGAGCTGGCTCTCCGCATAGCGCCGGTAGCCGCTGGGGTCGACCGAGACCGGCGTGAGCAGGCCGGAGACGTCATAGAGGCGCAGCGCCTTGATGGACAGCCCGGCGCGGCGGCCGAACTCCCCGATCGTCAACCCGAGGTCCGTGCGAGTCATGCCGCGAGTCTGAACCCCGCCCCAGGGGACGACTCAAGCCCGGCCTGTCAGGGAGTTCTGCTCCGCACCTTCTGCTTGCTCAGCGCGAGCGCGGCCATCCCACCGGCGACGGCGAGCGCACCGGCCGTGGCGAACACGCCGCGGCCGACGCGCAGCGGACCACCCTCGACGCGCGGCCGCGGGCCGTTCACATTGCCGGCCCCCGGCGGGGTGGGCCGGCGGGCCAGCCCGAAGCGGCTCATCAGCGGCCCGACCAGCACGTCGTACAGCGGCGGGAACACCGTGAAGCCGAACTCGGTGAAGCCGTTGGCCAGCCCGACCGACAGCTCTCTGCGGGGCCGGTCGGCGAGGCGTACGACGGCCGCACCCATCCGTTCCGCGGTGTCCACCGGCGGCGGGGGCCGGCCGACGAAGCCCGCGTAGTTCGCCGCGCTGGTGTAGATGGGCGTGTCGACGCTGCCCGGCACGAGCTGGCAGACGTGGATGTCCTTGGCGTCGCGGGTCTCCTGGTGCAGCACCCGGGCCAGCCCGCGGGCACCCCACTTCGCGGTCACGTACGACGACATGTACGGCGCGGTGATGTGCGCGAGCAGCGAGCTGGACAGGATCAGCGTGCCGTACCCCTGGCTGCGGAACACCCGCAGCGCTGCCCGGGCGACGTTCGCCGCGCCGAGCAGGTCGGTGCTGACAACCTTGTCGAACACGTCCGGGGGCACGTCCTCGAACCGCCCGTACGCCATCACCGCAGCCGAGTCGGACCAGACGTCGATCCGGCCGAACTGCTGCACGGCCGCATCGGCCAGCGCCTCGATCTCGGCCCGTACGCTGATGTCGGTCGGCACCACCACGGCCGAGCCGCCGCAGGCAGCAGCCACCCGCTCCAGGTCGGCCAGGCCGCGGGCGGCGAGCACGACCTTGTCGCCGCGAGCGGCGAAGGCCAGGGCCGCCGCCCGGCCTATTCCACTGGATGCACCGGTCAGAACCACCACTCGCGACGTCATGACGGGCTTCACTACCCGCGATCCGATGGCCTAAAAGTGCCACGAGCAGGGAGACTGACGGCATGGACCTGCCGATCAACCCGCCCGTCAAACCGATGCTCGCCAAGCCGGTCGCCGACATCCCGGCGGGGCAGCTCTACGAGCCCAAGTGGGACGGCTTCCGCTCGATCATCTTCCGGGACGGCGCGGAGGTGGAGATCGGCAGCCGCAACGAGAAGCCGATGACCCGCTACTTCCCCGAGGTCGTCGAGGCCGTGCTGGCCAACTTCCCGGAGCGCGCGGTGATCGACGGCGAGGTGATCGTCGCCGACACCGAGCGCAACACGCTGGACTTCGAGGCGCTGCAACAGCGCATCCACCCCGCCGCGAGCCGGGTCAAACTGCTCAGCGGGACCACCCCGGCGGCCTTCGTCGCGTTCGACCTGCTTGCGCTCGGTGACGAGGATCTGACGGTACGGCCGTTCGCCGAGCGCCGGGCGCGCCTGGTCGAGGCGCTGGCCGACGCGAAGCCGCCGGTGCACGTCACACCGGCCACCGACGACCTGGAGACCGCGCGCCGCTGGTTCGCCGAGTTCGAGGGCGCCGGTCTGGACGGGCTGATCGCCAAGGCCAAGGATCTGGGCTACGAACCGGACAAGCGGGTCATGGCCAAGATCAAGCACAAGCGTACGGCCGACTGCGTGGTCGCCGGCTACCGCGTGCACAAGTCCGCGGACAACCGCATCGGCTCACTGCTGCTGGGTCTGTACGACGACCGCGACGTGCTGGTGTCGGTCGGGGTGATCGGCTCGTTCCCGATGGCGGTGCGCGAGGAGCTGTTCATCGAGCTGCAGCACCTGGTCACCACGTTCGACGAGCACCCGTGGAACTGGGCCGCGCACGAGTCCGGCGAGCGTACGCCGCGCAAGAACGAGGTGAGCCGCTGGAACACCGGCAAGGACCTGTCGTTCGTCCCGTTGCGCCCGGAGCGCGTGGTCGAGGTGCGCTACGACTACATGGAGGGCGAAAGGTTCCGCCACACCGCGCAGTTCGAGCGCTGGCGGCCCGACCGGGAGCCCCGCACCTGCACGTACGAGCAGCTCGAGCGGCCGGTCCGGTTCCAGCTCGCGGACGTGCTGACGAGCCGATGACCACGGCCGCGGGACGCAGCGCGTAGCCTCGTGGCGTAAGACGGCAGCACGAGAAAGGCGCGCACCTTGTCGCGTTCCCCCCGCATGGTCCTGGCCGCCCTGGTCGCGGCGGTCATCGCGACCGCCGGCTGCACGCTGCCGGTCTTCGCCCCCGACGACGACAGCGCAGCGCCCACGACAGGCGGCAGCGCGCCGCCCGCTGTTCCGGGCACCCAGGCCCAGTGGACCCCCTGCCCCGATGTGCCCCAGAAGCTGGTCGGCCGGGGCGCATCCGGGATGAGCTACGACTGCGCATCGGTCGCGGTGCCGCAGGACTGGAACAACCCGCGGGCCGGTGAGACCTACGACGTGGCCATGATCCGCGTCCGGTCGGAGTCGCAGACCGGCCGGATCGGCTCGCTGCTGATCAACCCGGGCGGCCCGGGCGGTTCCGGCGTCGAGCTCGCGGTCTATCTCTCGTACGGTCAGACGCTCGGCGGTCTGCCCACCGAGATCACCGACAAGTTCGACATCATCGGGTTCGACCCGCGCGGGGTGGGCCGGTCCAGCCCGGTCAAGTGCATCAGCAACGCCGACCAGGACGCCTCGTTCGCGATGCAGCCGGATCCGACCACCGAGGCCGAGTTCCAGCAAGCGGTCACGCTGAACAAGAAGATCGCCACGGGCTGCGGCCAGAAGTACGGCGCACAGCTGGCCACCTTCAGCACCGAGCAGGCCGCCCACGATATGGACGCCATCCGCACGGCGGTCGGCGACCCCAAGACGACCTATCTGGGCTTCTCGTACGGCACCCTGCTCGGTGCCACGTACGCGCAGCTCTTCCCGGGCAAGGTCCGCGCGCTGGTGCTGGACGGCGCGATCGACCCGCAGCAGGACACCGTCACCGCGTCGGAGACCCAGGCCAAGGGCTTCGAGCGGGCGTTCACCAACTTCACCAAGTGGTGCAAGGCCAACGCCTCGCGCTGCCCGATCGCGGCCGACCCCCGCAAGGCGGTCACCGACGCGCTGGCCAAGGCGCAGGCCTCGCCGTTACCGGGCAGCGACGGGCGGGAGGCCACGTCCGGCTGGGTGTTCCTGTCGGTGATCTCGTCGCTGTACACCGAGACCGGCTGGCTGCAGCTGGCCCGCGCGATCGACGGGCTGCGGGACGGTGACCCGGACGGTGTCTTCCAGCTCGCCGACCAGTACGCCGAGCGCAAGGCCGACGGCACCTACTCCAACCTGTTCGACGCCAATTTCGCGGTGAACTGCGCGGACACGGCGGAGACGCTGACCGTCGACCGGGTCCGCCAGCTGCAGGGCCAGTGGCGCACGAAGTACCCGCTGTTCGGCGCGTCCATGGCGCTGGGGCTGCTGCCGTGCGTGTTCTGGCCGGCCAAGCACGACCCCTTCCCCACCGGGCCGGCCACCGGCGCGCCGCCGATCGTGGTCGTGGGCACCACCGGCGACCCGGCGACCCCGTACGAGAACACCGCGCACCTGGCGTCGATGCTGGGCACCGGGCACGTGCTGACCTGGGAGGGCGAGGGCCACACGGCCTATCCGAGCACCTCGTGCATCGTGTCAGCGGTGGACAAGTACCTCATCGACCTTCAGGTGCCGCAGGAGGGGCTGCGCTGCCCGGCTCGCTGATCCCCTCGCGCTCCGCCAGCTCCTCCAGCAGCTGACGGACCCGGCGCAGGTTGGTTTTGAGCTCCTCCTGCTCCTCGTGCCGGAAGGCGTCGGTGTCCACGATCAGCTTGCTGGCGAAGTGCGCGGTGATCAACGGCACCACGATCAGCACCATGATCGAGATGAGCAGGGCCGCCATCAGCCGGCCCTGCCACGTCTCGGGGGAGATGTCGCCGTAGCCCACGGTCGACGCGGTCACCACCGCCCACCAGAGCGCGTCCCCGTACGAGGCGTTGTCCTCGAAGCCGTGGTAGAGCGCGCTGCACGTCACGATGAGCAGCAGGTACGACAGGATCAGCGTGCGCGGTGAGTTGGCGAGCCAGACCAGCCCCCGGTACACGAAGCGAAACGGCGCCAGCAGCACAGCGGCTCACTTCCCCTTGAGATCACGGTCTTTCGACGGCTGTACCCGCTTGGGCTCGCCCGGCATCTTGGGATGGTCGGGGGGATAGGGCAGGTCGCCCAGGCCCGCTTTCTCGTCGCGCTCCACCCATTCGAGCAGCTCGGTGAGGTCGTACGCGATGTCGTCGATGGTCCGGTGGGGGTCTCCGGTGCCGGCCAGCCGGGCGGGGACGGTGCGCAGGTCGAAGTCGTCGGGCTCGACGTCGCCCAGCTCGTCCCAGGTCACCGGGGTGGACACGGTGGCGCGGGCGTTGGCGCGCAGCGAGTAGGCGCAGGCGATGGTCCGGTCACGGGCCATCTGGTTGTAGTCGAGGAAGACCCGCTCGCCGCGCTCCTCCTTCCACCACGACGTGGTGATCCTGTCGGGGCGGCGCCGCTCGACCTCCCGGGCCAGCGCGATCGCGGCCCGGCGGACCTGCACGAAGGACCACTCCGGCCGGATCCTGACATAGACGTGCACACCGCGCCCGCCGGACGTCTTGGGGTATCCGACCCAGCCGAGGTCGGCGAGCACCTCACGGACCACCCCGGCGGTGCTGACGACGTCCGAGAAGTCGGTGCCGGGCTGCGGGTCGAGGTCGAGGCGCAGCTCGTCGGGCTGGTCCGGGGCGTCCGCGCGCACCGGCCAGGCGTGGAAGACGATCGTGCCCATCTGGGCGGCCCAGGCGACGTGGGCGAGGTCGGCGGGGCACAGCTCCTCGGCCGTACGCCCGCTCGGGAAGGTGATCTCGGCCTTCTGCACCCAGGCCGGTACGCCGCGGGTGGAGATGCGTTTCTGGAAGAACATCTCGCCGTCGAGACCGTCGGGGAAGCGCTGCAGCGTGGTCGGCCGGCGGTGCAGCGCCCGCATGATGCCGTCGCCGACCGCGAGGTAGTACTCGAAGACGTCCCGCTTGGTGTAGCCCCGCTGCGGGAAGCAGATCTTGTCCGGGCTGGTCAGGCGCACGGGATGCCCCGCGACCTCGATCTCTTCGGCGGGCTTGGCCATGACAGAGACCATAACGGCCGTTCCCCGGTTTTTCGGGGAACGGCCGTCAGGAGCCGGGATTGTCAGGCGCGACGGCGCTTGCCGGCGTAGACCGCGCCCACGCCACCCGCGACCAGGAGCGCGCCGAGAGCGATCGTCAGACCCGCGGGCGCGCCGGTGCGCGGCAGGGTGCCACCCGCGCTCACGCCGCCACCCGGGGTGCTGCGGCTCGGGCTCGGCGACGCCGGCGGCGAGGTCTCCGGGCTCTCGCCGCCCGGCGGCACCGTGTCCACGCTGGCGGTCGGGGTCGGCTTCGACGGCGTCGGCGAGACGCTGCCGTAGCCACCGTTGCCCCGGGTCGGCGCACTGGTGGTGGTGGCGTTGTCGTTCGGCACGTCGTCGGCGTCGCCGTAGCCGCAGTCCTCGTCGCGCTCGCCGTTGGCGCACGGCGTCGTCATGACGGCGGGGTTGACAGCACGGGCTGCTGCCTCGTCACCGGAGGCCGCGGCGGGCGCGCCGGTCAGGGCCAGGGCAGCGAAAGCAGTGACGCCGGCAACGGGCAGGCCCGCGGCCAGACGGCGCGTCAAACTCATGAGGGAAATCCGTTCTGTAGCCTTTTGATGCCATTGGTCTGGAGGAGTTTAGCGTCTTCTGCCCCTTTTGCACGAGGCGGCCCATCCGATCAGGTCGGAACTCCCCCGAACCTGTGGCTGCGCCAGAGGTGAGCGAGCCGGAAGACTTTCTGTTCGAACTGCGGGTCAGCGGCGAACAGCTCCCCGCTGTACGGCGCCCGCAACTGCACGCTCGCCCCGGAGTCCAGATAGACCGAGACAACCGTGCGGGCACCGCGGCGCTCGGCCCGCAGATCCACCACGTGGCTCCACGGCTGGGTACCGGCGCGGAACGGCGTGACGGTGCGGATACCGGCCGCGCTGATCTCGGTGCCGGTGCAGCGGCGCAGCACCGCCTCGGTCAACGCACCCGCCAGCAGCGGGCCGACCGCGCACAGCGGCCACACCCACGCCGCACCGAAGATCAGCGCGAGCGCGACCAGGACGACGGCACCGAGCGCGCCGAGGAAGAGGCCACGGCCGAGGGCCTGGCGCCAGGTGGGCTGGAATCGCGCAGCGTCCATAGGTATGTCAACGCGCACAGTGCCGCAGCACGCCGCACCCGCAGTGCGCCGCGACGTACCGTTGAGGCATGGCGACCAACGAAACGACGCTGCCCACCACCGAGGAAGAGTGGCGGGTCCGCCTCACTCCGGACGAGTTTCGCGTGCTGCGTCAGGCGGCCACCGAGCGACCCTGGACCGGCGAGTATGTGAACACCAAGACCGAGGGCATGTACACGTGCCGCGCGTGCGGTGCCGACCTCTATCCGAGCGACACCAAGTTCGACAGCCACTGCGGCTGGCCCTCGTTCGACGACGCCATCCCGGGTGCGATCAAGGAGATCGACGACTTCGCCCACGGCATGGTGCGCACCGAGATCCGCTGCGCCCGCTGCGACAGCCACCTGGGCCACGTGTTCCGGGGCGAGATGATGACGCCCAAGAACACGCGGCACTGCGTGAACAGCCTGTCGATCAGGCTTGCCGAGAAGTAACCGGTTTGGGCTGGGTGGCCCACCACTCCGACGGGACCATCTCGTAGACCTCTTGAGCGAGATCCTTGAGGTGCTCCCCCGTGGCATGCCCGTGGTGGGCATCCGCCAGGCCCTGCAGACGCACGTACCATTCGGCGAGTTGCTCGATGGTGACGGATACCTGATAGTCCATAACCTCAGCGTAGTCGTTGGATGAGGACCTTCGGCCCTGCCGCACCGCGGCGTTTCTCCATCAAGATCGTGCCGTGCCGCTCACATACACCGACCCCGCTGGCCGGGGCGCCCCGCGACCTGACAGTGTGGAGACCGTGCGAAAGCGGGTAGCGGTCATCGGCGGAGGCATCGCCGGGCTCGCTGCGGCCGTCCGGCTGCGCGACCGGGCCCCCTCCGACACCGAGATCATCGTGTACGAACAGAGCGGCCGCCTCGGTGGCAAGCTGCGCACCGGCGAGCTCGCGGGCACCCGGGTGGAGCGGGGCGCCGAGTCCATGCTGATGAGTGGCCCCGACGGCGGCGAGTCCGCGGCGGTCCGGTTCGCCCGGCGGCTCGGGTTCGGCGACACGCTGATGCACCCGGCGCCCATCCCGGCCGCCCTGGCCATCGGTGGCTCGCTCGAGCGGGTCCCGGCCGGCACGCTGGTCGGGGTCCCGGGTGACCTGTCCCTGCTCGGCACCGTGGCGCAACCCGCCGTTGGCGCCGACCGGGACGAGGGCCACCCGCTGCTCGCCGACGGTGCCGACATCGCCGTGGGTGAGCTGGTCCGCGCCCGCTACGGCGACCAGGTCGCCGACCGCCTCGTCGACCCGATGCTGGGCGGGGTCTACGCCGGCCACGCCGACCGGCTCTCGCTGGCCACCACCATGCCCGCGCTGGCTCGCACCGCCCGCACCGAGCACACCCTGCAGGGGGCCGTGCGCGCCGCGCAGGCCGCCACCGTGCGGGTGCCGGGCCGCCCGGTCTTCGCCGCGCCGGCCGGCGGCATGAGCAGCCTGATCGGCGCGGCCGCCGCCGCCAGCGGGGCCCGGATCAGCCTGGGCCTGCCGGTGCGCGAGATCATGCCGACCGCGCACGGCTGGCGGCTGCTGCTGGGCCCGGTGCCCGCGCCGCAGATCGACGACGTCGACGCCGTGGTGCTGGCCGTGCCCGCCGCCCCGGCCGCACGCATGCTGTCCGGGGTGGACCTGTCCGCCGCCGCCACGATCGAGCTGCTCGACTACGCCTCGGTGGCGCTCGCCGCGTTCGCCTTCCCGGCCGGCACCGAGCTGCCCGAGCTCTCCGGCTTCCTGGTGCCGCCGGGCGAGGGCACCCTGGTCAAGGCCGCGACCTTCATCACCCGCAAGTGGCCCGGCCTCGACCGGCCCGACGGCCCGGTGGTGGTACGGGTCTCGCTCGGCCGGGCCGGTGAGGAGGAGCGGCTGCAGTTCGACGACGCCGTGCTCACCGCCACCGCGCATGCCGAGCTGGGCCGGCTCCTCGGCCGCGAGCTGCCCGCCCCGGTCGGGTCCTGGCTCCAGCGCTGGGGCGGCGGCCTGCCGCAGTACGCTCCCGGCCACCTCGACCGCATCGCGCTGGCCCGCGCGGCGCTGAGCGAGCACCCCGGTCTCGCGCTGGCCGGCGCCGCCTACGACGGCGTGGGCCTGCCGGCCTGCGTGGCCAGCGGCGAGAAGGCCGCCGACGACGTCCTGAAACACCTGGAGGAACGATGAGCGAGCAGCAGACCAACGCTGCCCGGATCAACGAGCTCAACGCCACGATCCGCTACACCATGTGGTCGGTCTTCAAGGCCACCACGCCGCTGCCCGCGCTGCGCGACGAGCTGGCCACCGAGGCCGGCACCCTGTTCGAGCAGCTCGCCGACAAGGACGTCACCATCCGCGGCACCTACGACGTCTCCGGTCTGCGCGCCGACGCCGACGTCATGATCTGGTGGCACTCCAGCTCCTCCGACGCCCTGCAGGACGCCTACGGGCTGTTCCGCCGCACCGCCCTGGGCCGCCACCTCACCCCGGTGTGGTCGCAGATGGCGCTGCACCGCCCGGCCGAGTTCAACAAGAGCCACCTGCCCGCGTTCCTCGCCGACGAGACGCCGCGGCCGTACATCTGCGTCTATCCGTTCGTCCGCTCCTACGAGTGGTATCTGCTGCCCGACGAGGAGCGCCGCGGCATGCTCGCCGAGCACGGCCGGATGGCCCGGGGCTACCCCGACGTGCGGGCCAACACCGTCGCCTCGTTCGCGCTCGGCGACTTCGAGTGGATCCTCGCCTTCGAGGCCGACGAACTGCACCGCATCGTCGACCTCATGCGTGACCTGCGCGCCTCGACGGCCCGCCGGCACGTCCGCGAGGAGGTCCCCTTCTACACCGGCCGCCGCCGCTCGCTCACCGAGCTCGTCGCCAACCTGCCCTGAGCACCGGCTGCGCTACAGCTGCGAGGCGCCACCGTCGACGGCGAGCTCGACACCGGTGGAATAGGTCGCGTCGAACGCCAGGAACGCGACCGCTTTCGCCACCTCGTCCGGCTCGCCGAAGCGCAGCATCGGGTTGGCCTGCGTCATCTCCGCCTCGATCTGCGCCACGGCCTCCCGGGGCATCGTCCGGTCCAGGATGCCGGTGTTGATCGGGCCGGGGCTGACGGCGTTGACCCGGACGCCCGCGGGCAGCAGCTCGCGGGCCAGGCTGCGGGTCATCGAGCGCAGCGCCGCCTTGCTGGCGGCATAGACGCTGACCATGGGCAGGCCCTTGACGTTCGCCACCGACGTGGTGAGCACCACCCCGCTGCCGGGCGCGAGCAGGGGCGCCAGCCGCTGCACGGTGAAGTACGGCCCCTTGGTGTTGACCGCGAACAACTCGTCGTAGGTCTCCTCGCCGACCGCCGGGAACGGCACGAACCCGCTGATCCCGGCGTTGACGAACAGGGCGTCCACGGCGGTGAACTCGGTCCGTACCCGGTCGGCGAGGGCGTCGATGTCGGCCAGCTTCGCGGCGTCGCTGCGGACGGCGACCACCCGGCCGCCGAGCTTCTCCCGGGCCGCGTCGAGCGTCTCCTGGTTCCGTCCGGTGATCAGGACGCGCGCCCCCGCGTCCACCAACAACTGAGCCGTCGCCAGGCCCAGACCACTGTTGCCACCGGTGATGACCACGCGCTTTCCTTCGTACTTGTCCATGTCCTGAGTCAACCGCCCGGCGGGCAGCGCCGTCCAAGACGTCTTTCGCACCCCGTCATGCCCGGATCGCATGGCGCTACCGTGGTGGTTGTGCCCCTTCCTCCCGGCGCCGACCTCGATTTGCGGCTGGTGGGTTACTTCACCGTCGTGGCCGAGCACCTCAACTTCGGCCGCGCCGCCGCCGAGCTGCGCCTCGCCCAGCCGCACCTGAGCCGGCAGATCCAGCGCCTGGAGAGCCGGCTCGGCGTACGCCTGCTCGACCGCACCCCGCAGGGCAGCCGCCTCACCCCGGCCGGCGAGGCGTTCCTCCCCGAGGCGCAGGCGTTGCTCAAGCTCGCCGGTGCGGCGACCCAGGCCGCCCGCGACGCCGAGGCCCCACCCCTGCTCACCGTGGGCTATGTCGAAGGCCTGGTGGTCACCGCGGCGGTGCGCGACCTGCGCCGCGACCGGCCCGGCGCCCGGGTGGTCACCCGTTACCTGGCCTGGAACGAGACCGACGCCCTGCTCGACCGCCGGGTGGACGTGCTGGTCACCCGGCTGCCGCTGCCCTTCCCGACGGAAACCCTGAAGACCACTCTGCTGTACGAGGAACCGTGGGTGCTCGTGGTGCCGCTGAGCCATCCGCTGGCCGGGCGCGACGTGGTGACCCCCGCGGACTACGCCGCCGAGCGCCCGGCGGCCTGCACCGGCGCGGCCGGCGCCTTCGCTGCGGCCGAGCAGCCGTTCCCCCAGGCGTTCCCGGACAAGCTGCAGCTCGTCGCCGACGGCACAGCCATCGCCGTACGCCCGGCCGGCGACCGGCGCAGCACCCTCCGCGAGGATCTGGCATCGATCCCGATCGAGGGCCTGCCGCCGTGCCCGGTGGTCGTCGTCAGCCGGCCCGCCGACCCCAACCCGCTGGTCGAGCGGTTCCGCACCGCAGCTCACGCATCCGTCGCCGCCGCGGTGGCCGGCTGAGGCTCGATCCGGCCGCGGCTACGGACGCCGCATCGGCACGTGCGGGATGCCGTCCTCGAGGTACTCCGGTCCGTCGGTGAGGAAGCCGAACCGCTCGTAGAAGCCGGTCAGGTGGGCCTGTGCAGCCAGCACGGCCGGGCGACTGCCGATGACCGTCAGCGCGTGTTCCATGAGCCGGCTGGCGTACCCGCCGTTGCGCCCCGACGGCGAGGTCACGACCCGCCCGATGCGTTCGGTGTCACCGTCGTCGAGGATGCGCAGATACGCCAGGATCTCGTCGCCGTCGGCCAGCCAGACGTGCCGGGCGCCGAGTTCCGTGTCGCGCCCGTCCAGCTCGGGATAGGCGCATTCCTGTTCCACCACGAAGACGTCCACCCGCAGCTTGAGGATGGCGTACAGCATGGTGGCGGGCAGGTCACGGAACGACGCGACGCGGATCTCAGGGGTCACCATCGGATTCTAGGCGTCACTTCTCGTACCCTCAGGCGTTGGTTCGACAGGAGCGCGGCACTCGGGGAGTACGGATGATCAAGCGGAACAAGCTGTTCGGCAACAAGACCCGGGTCACGTTCTGCCTGCCCCGGGACACCCCGGCCGGCACGGTCAGCGTCGTCGGCACGTTCAACGGCTGGGAGCCGGGGCGGCACGAGCTCAAGGTACGCCGGGACGGCACCCGCACGGTCACCCTCACCCTGAGCCCGGGCCAGCACCAGTTCCGCTACCTGGCGTCCGACGGTGTATGGCTGGA includes:
- a CDS encoding SDR family oxidoreductase, with the translated sequence MRKTSWTALPAGRLTQDMDKYEGKRVVITGGNSGLGLATAQLLVDAGARVLITGRNQETLDAAREKLGGRVVAVRSDAAKLADIDALADRVRTEFTAVDALFVNAGISGFVPFPAVGEETYDELFAVNTKGPYFTVQRLAPLLAPGSGVVLTTSVANVKGLPMVSVYAASKAALRSMTRSLARELLPAGVRVNAVSPGPINTGILDRTMPREAVAQIEAEMTQANPMLRFGEPDEVAKAVAFLAFDATYSTGVELAVDGGASQL
- a CDS encoding LysR family transcriptional regulator, with amino-acid sequence MPLPPGADLDLRLVGYFTVVAEHLNFGRAAAELRLAQPHLSRQIQRLESRLGVRLLDRTPQGSRLTPAGEAFLPEAQALLKLAGAATQAARDAEAPPLLTVGYVEGLVVTAAVRDLRRDRPGARVVTRYLAWNETDALLDRRVDVLVTRLPLPFPTETLKTTLLYEEPWVLVVPLSHPLAGRDVVTPADYAAERPAACTGAAGAFAAAEQPFPQAFPDKLQLVADGTAIAVRPAGDRRSTLREDLASIPIEGLPPCPVVVVSRPADPNPLVERFRTAAHASVAAAVAG
- a CDS encoding isoamylase early set domain-containing protein — translated: MIKRNKLFGNKTRVTFCLPRDTPAGTVSVVGTFNGWEPGRHELKVRRDGTRTVTLTLSPGQHQFRYLASDGVWLDDEHADGIGPHGSELLL
- a CDS encoding GNAT family N-acetyltransferase, with translation MVTPEIRVASFRDLPATMLYAILKLRVDVFVVEQECAYPELDGRDTELGARHVWLADGDEILAYLRILDDGDTERIGRVVTSPSGRNGGYASRLMEHALTVIGSRPAVLAAQAHLTGFYERFGFLTDGPEYLEDGIPHVPMRRP